The Engraulis encrasicolus isolate BLACKSEA-1 chromosome 22, IST_EnEncr_1.0, whole genome shotgun sequence genome includes a region encoding these proteins:
- the trappc2l gene encoding trafficking protein particle complex subunit 2-like protein: MILLPSWTCHVTNPKWSVNMAVCIAVIAKENYPLYIRSVPTQNELKFHYTVHTSLDVVEEKISAVGKAMADQRELYLGLLYPTEDYKVYGYVTNSKVKFVIVVDSSNTSLRDNEIRSMFRKLHNSFTDVMCNPFYNPGDPIQSKSFDGMVSTMMVQTS; encoded by the exons ATGATATTACTTCCTTCCTGGACGTGTCACGTGACCAATCCTAAGTGGAGCGTCAACATGGCGGTGTGCATAGCTGTCATCGCAAAGGAG AACTACCCATTGTACATCAGAAGCGTTCCTACTCAAAATGAGCTTAAGTTCCATTATACTGTGCACACATCACTGGATGTAGTAGAAGAGAAGATATCGGCAGTGGGCAAAGCTATGGCCGACCAGAGAGAGCTTTACCTTGGACTGCTATATCCCACGGAGGACTACAAGGT ATATGGCTATGTGACCAATTCAAAGGTGAAGTTTGTCATTGTGGTAGATTCTTCAAACACATCTTTGCGGGATAATGAAATTCGAAGT ATGTTCAGAAAGCTACACAACTCCTTTACTGACGTGATGTGTAATCCCTTTTATAACCCCGGCGATCCAATTCAGTCAAA GTCTTTTGATGGTATGGTCTCTACGATGATGGTTCAAACTAGCTAA
- the pabpn1l gene encoding embryonic polyadenylate-binding protein 2 isoform X2 has product MSDTRGRLDTDIFSKQITSTTELDAIKQRVQELEKEAEKLREVHSFGERQLMYNPLVALFYQMSHEERIDADNRSVYVGNVDYGATALELKVHFSGCGAVNRVTILCDKVTGHPKGFAYIEFSERDSVVTAMTLDNTLFRGRIIKVLPKRTNIPGMTNRGGNRGRPWAQGGRGRFSNEFQGRSRGNGRIQPWSDHY; this is encoded by the exons ATGTCTGATACACGTGGGCGTCTGGACACTGACATCTTCTCCAAACAAATCACATCGACCACA GAGCTGGATGCAATTAAACAAAGGGTGCAAGAGCTGGAGAAAGAAGCTGAAAAGCTTAGAGAGGTTCACTCTTTTGGAGAACGCCAGCTCATGTACAATCCCCTAGTGG CTCTGTTTTACCAGATGAGTCATGAGGAGAGGATTGATGCTGACAACCGATCGGTCTACGTGGGAAAT GTGGACTATGGTGCGACTGCGCTTGAGCTGAAGGTCCATTTCAGTGGATGTGGTGCTGTTAACAGAGTCACCATCCTCTGTGACAAAGTCACTGGTCATCCTAAAGG CTTTGCTTACATTGAATTCTCAGAAAGGGATTCTGTTGTGACCGCAATGACCTTGGATAATACTTTATTCAGAGGGAGAATCATTAAG GTTTTGCCCAAACGGACCAACATTCCAGGCATGACCAACAGAGGGGGCAATCGTGGCCGGCCATGGGCCCAGGGTGGCCGTGGCCGGTTCAGCAACGAGTTTCAGGGTCGCTCCAG GGGCAATGGACGAATCCAGCCTTGGTCTGACCATTACTAA
- the pabpn1l gene encoding embryonic polyadenylate-binding protein 2 isoform X1 → MSDTRGRLDTDIFSKQITSTTELDAIKQRVQELEKEAEKLREVHSFGERQLMYNPLVALFYQMSHEERIDADNRSVYVGNVDYGATALELKVHFSGCGAVNRVTILCDKVTGHPKGFAYIEFSERDSVVTAMTLDNTLFRGRIIKVLPKRTNIPGMTNRGGNRGRPWAQGGRGRFSNEFQGRSRSRSHAIFADWEVGECPASS, encoded by the exons ATGTCTGATACACGTGGGCGTCTGGACACTGACATCTTCTCCAAACAAATCACATCGACCACA GAGCTGGATGCAATTAAACAAAGGGTGCAAGAGCTGGAGAAAGAAGCTGAAAAGCTTAGAGAGGTTCACTCTTTTGGAGAACGCCAGCTCATGTACAATCCCCTAGTGG CTCTGTTTTACCAGATGAGTCATGAGGAGAGGATTGATGCTGACAACCGATCGGTCTACGTGGGAAAT GTGGACTATGGTGCGACTGCGCTTGAGCTGAAGGTCCATTTCAGTGGATGTGGTGCTGTTAACAGAGTCACCATCCTCTGTGACAAAGTCACTGGTCATCCTAAAGG CTTTGCTTACATTGAATTCTCAGAAAGGGATTCTGTTGTGACCGCAATGACCTTGGATAATACTTTATTCAGAGGGAGAATCATTAAG GTTTTGCCCAAACGGACCAACATTCCAGGCATGACCAACAGAGGGGGCAATCGTGGCCGGCCATGGGCCCAGGGTGGCCGTGGCCGGTTCAGCAACGAGTTTCAGGGTCGCTCCAG ATCAAGATCCCATGCTATCTTTGCAGATTGGGAAGTGGGGGAATGTCCAGCTTCAAGCTAA
- the pabpn1l gene encoding embryonic polyadenylate-binding protein 2 isoform X3, giving the protein MSDTRGRLDTDIFSKQITSTTELDAIKQRVQELEKEAEKLREVHSFGERQLMYNPLVALFYQMSHEERIDADNRSVYVGNVDYGATALELKVHFSGCGAVNRVTILCDKVTGHPKGFAYIEFSERDSVVTAMTLDNTLFRGRIIKVLPKRTNIPGMTNRGGNRGRPWAQGGRGRFSNEFQGRSR; this is encoded by the exons ATGTCTGATACACGTGGGCGTCTGGACACTGACATCTTCTCCAAACAAATCACATCGACCACA GAGCTGGATGCAATTAAACAAAGGGTGCAAGAGCTGGAGAAAGAAGCTGAAAAGCTTAGAGAGGTTCACTCTTTTGGAGAACGCCAGCTCATGTACAATCCCCTAGTGG CTCTGTTTTACCAGATGAGTCATGAGGAGAGGATTGATGCTGACAACCGATCGGTCTACGTGGGAAAT GTGGACTATGGTGCGACTGCGCTTGAGCTGAAGGTCCATTTCAGTGGATGTGGTGCTGTTAACAGAGTCACCATCCTCTGTGACAAAGTCACTGGTCATCCTAAAGG CTTTGCTTACATTGAATTCTCAGAAAGGGATTCTGTTGTGACCGCAATGACCTTGGATAATACTTTATTCAGAGGGAGAATCATTAAG GTTTTGCCCAAACGGACCAACATTCCAGGCATGACCAACAGAGGGGGCAATCGTGGCCGGCCATGGGCCCAGGGTGGCCGTGGCCGGTTCAGCAACGAGTTTCAGGGTCGCTCCAG GTAG